From one Catenuloplanes nepalensis genomic stretch:
- a CDS encoding ABC transporter substrate-binding protein — translation MDRRAVLLAAAGLGALSACGRGFGGGGDDAPDGAVVLNMVWWGDNTRAQKTQAALDVFQRKNAGITVRTEYQDSAPYKDKLATRFAAGDPPDLMAMRMDSLREYADRGALLELTGLNMDGLGENARALAAVSDRTYGVPSGLNSIGFVVNRTLTDQFGVRIPDGDTWSWDDLGTFARAVTEASGGKVYGTGFDLFTLANLFVFTRQRGEDFFTEQGALGITAGTVQAWFELAQRMRDERGMPPAGFMDEAGASAAQSYIAAGKLASQIIPTNNFLSYNAAAGGNLALLRMPGETQGVRRGQSIDTPALWSIAAQSKHPRETLRLLDFLINDPEASQATGTTRGVPPNQQVAAAIRPGLAPDDQVATDYLIGLQGETLPRSFTYPPGGSAIASSLETIATEVEFRRQTPAEGAAAFIAEAKKALAE, via the coding sequence ATGGATCGTCGTGCGGTGCTGCTGGCCGCGGCCGGCTTGGGCGCGCTCTCCGCCTGCGGCCGTGGATTCGGTGGCGGCGGGGACGACGCGCCGGACGGTGCCGTGGTGCTGAACATGGTCTGGTGGGGCGACAACACCCGGGCGCAGAAGACGCAGGCCGCGCTGGACGTGTTCCAGCGCAAGAACGCCGGCATCACGGTCCGCACGGAATACCAGGACAGCGCGCCCTACAAGGACAAGCTCGCCACCCGGTTCGCCGCCGGTGACCCGCCGGACCTGATGGCGATGCGGATGGACAGCCTCCGGGAGTACGCGGATCGGGGCGCGCTGCTGGAGCTGACCGGGCTGAACATGGACGGGCTCGGCGAGAACGCCCGCGCGCTCGCCGCGGTCTCGGACAGGACCTACGGCGTACCCTCCGGTCTGAACAGCATCGGTTTCGTCGTCAACCGCACGCTGACCGATCAGTTCGGGGTGCGGATCCCGGACGGCGACACGTGGAGCTGGGACGATCTCGGCACGTTCGCACGCGCGGTGACCGAGGCGAGCGGCGGCAAGGTCTACGGCACCGGATTCGACCTGTTCACGCTCGCGAACCTGTTCGTCTTCACCCGCCAGCGCGGCGAGGACTTCTTCACCGAGCAGGGCGCGCTCGGCATCACGGCCGGGACCGTGCAGGCCTGGTTCGAGCTGGCGCAGCGGATGCGCGACGAGCGCGGCATGCCGCCGGCCGGGTTCATGGACGAGGCCGGCGCGTCCGCGGCCCAGTCCTACATCGCGGCCGGCAAGCTCGCCTCGCAGATCATCCCGACCAACAACTTCCTGTCCTACAACGCGGCCGCCGGCGGCAACCTGGCGCTGCTGCGCATGCCGGGGGAGACCCAGGGGGTACGCCGCGGTCAGTCCATCGACACGCCCGCGCTGTGGTCGATCGCGGCGCAGTCGAAGCACCCGCGGGAGACGCTGAGGCTGCTCGACTTCCTGATCAACGACCCGGAGGCGTCGCAGGCGACCGGCACCACCCGGGGTGTGCCGCCGAACCAGCAGGTCGCGGCCGCGATCAGGCCGGGCCTGGCGCCGGACGACCAGGTCGCCACGGACTACCTGATCGGGCTGCAGGGTGAGACGCTGCCGCGCTCGTTCACCTATCCGCCGGGCGGCAGCGCCATCGCGTCGAGCCTGGAGACGATCGCGACCGAGGTCGAGTTCAGGCGCCAGACGCCGGCGGAGGGCGCGGCCGCGTTCATCGCGGAGGCGAAGAAGGCACTGGCCGAGTGA
- a CDS encoding carbohydrate ABC transporter permease: MSVLQQTPVTAPASAPRRRYRRQDRSGYLFLLPWFLGMLFTIIPFFASLYLAFTDYNLLNPPEWIGLDNFREMLADERLMRSLRVTVIYTVVSVPLSLAAALGVAMVLQQGIRGLPVYRAIFYLPSLLGSSVAVVILWRYLFGVDGVINKGLAWLGIAGPAWTTDPSHALTTLIILHVWTFGSPMVIFLAGLRQIPAAYYEAASVDGAGPWRRFRSITLPLLSPIIFFNLVQSLIASLQTFTQGFVMSGGTGGPADSTLFYNLYLYLRGFTQFDMGYASAMAWVLFVLIAVLTAVNFLAARWWVFYDD, translated from the coding sequence GTGAGCGTGTTGCAACAGACGCCGGTCACCGCGCCGGCGTCCGCACCTCGACGGCGATACCGGCGGCAGGACCGGTCCGGTTACCTGTTCCTGCTGCCGTGGTTCCTCGGCATGCTCTTCACGATCATTCCGTTCTTCGCGTCGCTCTACCTCGCGTTCACCGACTACAACCTGCTCAACCCGCCAGAGTGGATCGGCCTGGACAACTTCCGGGAGATGCTGGCGGACGAGCGTCTGATGCGGTCCCTGCGGGTCACCGTGATCTATACGGTGGTCTCGGTGCCGCTCTCGCTGGCCGCGGCGCTCGGCGTGGCCATGGTGCTCCAGCAGGGGATCCGCGGGCTACCGGTCTACCGCGCGATCTTCTACCTGCCGTCGCTGCTCGGCTCCAGCGTGGCCGTGGTGATCCTCTGGCGGTACCTGTTCGGCGTGGACGGTGTGATCAACAAAGGGTTGGCCTGGCTCGGGATCGCGGGGCCGGCCTGGACCACGGACCCGTCGCACGCGCTCACCACGCTGATCATCCTGCACGTCTGGACGTTCGGCTCGCCGATGGTGATCTTCCTGGCCGGGCTGCGGCAGATCCCGGCCGCGTACTACGAGGCCGCGTCCGTCGACGGGGCCGGGCCGTGGCGGCGGTTCCGCTCGATCACGCTGCCGCTGCTCAGCCCGATCATCTTCTTCAACCTGGTGCAGTCGCTGATCGCGTCGTTGCAGACGTTCACCCAGGGTTTCGTGATGAGCGGCGGCACCGGCGGGCCGGCCGACTCCACGCTGTTCTACAACCTCTATCTCTATCTGCGCGGGTTCACGCAGTTCGACATGGGTTACGCGTCCGCGATGGCGTGGGTGCTGTTCGTGCTGATCGCGGTGCTGACCGCGGTCAACTTCCTGGCGGCGCGGTGGTGGGTGTTCTATGACGACTAG
- a CDS encoding type 1 glutamine amidotransferase domain-containing protein, with amino-acid sequence MPSVLMVVTAADTLTLADGTAHPTGFWAEEVAASHRILREGGVDVRIATPGGRPAPVDPVSLDSRGGVGEAEAAEFRAYLDTLADELRAPLPLADASAGDYDAIFLPGGHGPMTDLASDPDLARLLAEADARELTIAALCHGPAGLVSATAPDGTFLFSGRRLTVFTDEEERQGGTGDGTPWWVESRLRDLGAIVAAGPAWSSTVVVDGNLITGQNPQSSVDTARTVLAALTKSE; translated from the coding sequence ATGCCCTCGGTGCTCATGGTCGTCACGGCCGCCGACACGCTCACGCTCGCGGACGGCACCGCGCACCCGACCGGCTTCTGGGCCGAGGAGGTCGCGGCGTCGCACCGCATCCTGCGCGAGGGCGGCGTGGACGTGCGCATCGCCACGCCCGGCGGCCGTCCCGCACCGGTCGACCCGGTCAGCCTGGACTCCCGCGGCGGCGTCGGCGAGGCCGAGGCCGCGGAGTTTCGCGCCTACCTCGACACGCTCGCGGACGAGCTGCGCGCCCCGCTGCCGCTGGCCGACGCGTCCGCGGGCGACTACGACGCGATCTTCCTGCCCGGAGGCCACGGCCCGATGACCGACCTCGCCAGCGATCCCGACCTGGCCCGCCTGCTCGCCGAGGCGGACGCCCGCGAGCTGACGATCGCGGCGCTGTGCCACGGCCCGGCCGGCCTGGTCTCCGCCACCGCGCCGGACGGCACCTTCCTCTTCTCCGGCCGCCGCCTCACCGTCTTCACCGACGAGGAGGAGCGCCAGGGTGGCACCGGCGACGGCACGCCGTGGTGGGTCGAGTCCCGCCTGCGCGACCTCGGCGCGATCGTGGCCGCCGGCCCGGCGTGGAGCAGCACCGTCGTCGTCGACGGCAACCTGATCACCGGCCAGAACCCCCAGTCCAGCGTGGACACCGCCCGCACGGTCCTGGCCGCACTCACCAAGAGCGAGTAG
- a CDS encoding helix-turn-helix domain-containing protein has product MTISSLGGFLAANRARITPERAGLRLYGDRRRVDGLRREELAMLAGVSSSYYTRLEQGQSRNASPQVLDAIATALRLDETERLHLHRLAAAETRPHRTRRPVAEKVEPGLLELLGAMSGVPAMVVGVRKDILAWNPLGHALFAGHLPAAAPDSPATRPNIARLVFEDPETRELFVDWESKARADVGCLRLFAGEYPDDPALAELVGRLAVASPEFAALWADHRVTACTSSVHEMRHPIVGRITVTEQGLSTAAPIGQRLVTYTAPAGSPSAEALSLLAQVVGDARTGLPGPRSVRA; this is encoded by the coding sequence ATGACGATCAGCTCCCTCGGCGGGTTCCTCGCGGCGAACCGGGCACGCATCACGCCCGAGCGGGCCGGGCTGCGGCTCTACGGCGACCGGCGGCGCGTCGACGGGCTGCGGCGTGAGGAGCTGGCGATGCTGGCCGGCGTGAGTTCGTCGTACTACACGCGGCTGGAGCAGGGTCAGTCCCGCAACGCGTCGCCGCAGGTGCTCGACGCGATCGCGACCGCGCTGCGGCTGGACGAGACCGAGCGGCTGCACCTGCACCGGCTCGCCGCCGCGGAGACCCGCCCGCACCGCACCCGGCGGCCGGTCGCGGAGAAGGTCGAACCGGGCCTGCTGGAGCTGCTCGGCGCGATGTCCGGCGTACCCGCGATGGTGGTCGGGGTCCGTAAGGACATCCTGGCGTGGAACCCGCTCGGGCACGCGCTGTTCGCCGGCCACCTGCCCGCCGCCGCGCCGGACTCGCCGGCGACCCGGCCGAACATCGCCCGGCTGGTCTTCGAGGATCCGGAGACGCGCGAGCTGTTCGTGGACTGGGAGTCGAAGGCCCGCGCGGACGTCGGCTGCCTGCGGCTCTTCGCCGGGGAATACCCCGACGATCCCGCGCTGGCCGAGCTGGTCGGGCGGCTCGCGGTCGCGAGCCCGGAGTTCGCGGCGCTCTGGGCCGACCACCGGGTCACCGCATGCACGTCGTCGGTGCACGAGATGCGGCACCCGATCGTCGGCCGGATCACGGTGACCGAGCAGGGACTGAGCACGGCGGCGCCGATCGGGCAGCGGCTGGTGACCTACACCGCGCCGGCCGGGTCGCCGTCGGCGGAGGCGCTGTCGCTGCTCGCGCAGGTGGTCGGGGACGCGCGAACCGGCCTGCCCGGCCCGCGTTCCGTGCGCGCCTGA
- a CDS encoding MFS transporter: MLGPYRDLLRDPRVLTPFVLATVARLPFAMVPLGMVVLIEEIRGQYASAGLVTGAFALATAAGTPLWAMLLDRAGQPRVVAPTALASSTFLVIFTLLAVNGAPDAVLVVMAALVGVTFPPMNPAMRVAWSAVVPEKARRESAWAMDAAAVETIFVAGPLALTALLTGPAALPLLVTAGLMAFGAIGYARTYAARTWRAASVGAASRGRSPLRSPGVVLAVLTGAGVSIGFGHFDVGLTSTAERIFESTGMLGVLFAFVAGGSAAGGLVYGARTWAGEARRRLPLTIAAYGAGTGVIALLIAATGQPPLLVLLPLLTLTGLTIAPSLIIQQSLVDSNTAEDRRSEAQGWLSTGITAGNAVGMAIAGPLIDGNGPAAAFAGGSVALLLAALIAVAGQRWWRRAPAPAHAH, from the coding sequence GTGCTCGGACCCTACAGAGACCTCCTGCGCGACCCGCGCGTCCTGACCCCGTTCGTCCTCGCCACGGTGGCCCGGCTGCCGTTCGCGATGGTGCCGCTCGGCATGGTGGTGCTGATCGAGGAGATCCGGGGCCAGTACGCCAGCGCGGGCCTGGTCACCGGCGCGTTCGCCCTGGCCACGGCCGCCGGTACGCCGCTGTGGGCAATGCTGCTGGACCGTGCCGGGCAGCCGCGCGTGGTGGCACCGACCGCGCTGGCCTCGTCCACGTTCCTGGTGATCTTCACACTGCTGGCCGTGAACGGCGCACCGGACGCGGTACTCGTCGTCATGGCCGCGCTGGTCGGCGTCACGTTCCCGCCGATGAACCCGGCGATGCGGGTGGCCTGGTCGGCCGTCGTACCGGAGAAGGCACGGCGCGAGTCCGCGTGGGCGATGGACGCCGCGGCCGTGGAGACCATCTTCGTGGCCGGGCCGCTCGCGCTGACCGCGCTGCTGACCGGCCCGGCCGCGCTTCCGCTGCTGGTCACGGCCGGCCTGATGGCGTTCGGTGCGATCGGCTACGCGCGCACCTACGCGGCGCGCACGTGGCGGGCCGCATCGGTCGGCGCGGCCTCGCGCGGGCGGTCGCCGCTGCGCTCCCCCGGCGTGGTGCTGGCCGTGCTGACCGGCGCGGGCGTGTCGATCGGTTTCGGGCACTTCGACGTGGGCCTGACCTCGACCGCGGAACGGATCTTCGAGTCGACCGGCATGCTCGGCGTGCTGTTCGCCTTCGTCGCGGGCGGCAGCGCGGCCGGCGGCCTGGTCTACGGCGCGCGCACCTGGGCCGGCGAGGCGCGCCGGCGCCTGCCGCTGACCATCGCGGCGTACGGCGCCGGCACCGGCGTGATCGCGCTGCTGATCGCGGCGACCGGGCAGCCGCCGCTGCTGGTACTGCTGCCGCTGCTCACGCTGACCGGCCTGACGATCGCGCCCAGCCTGATCATCCAGCAGTCGCTCGTCGACTCGAACACGGCCGAGGACCGGCGAAGCGAGGCGCAGGGCTGGCTGTCCACCGGCATCACGGCCGGCAACGCGGTCGGCATGGCGATCGCCGGGCCGCTGATCGACGGCAACGGGCCGGCGGCCGCGTTCGCCGGCGGCTCGGTGGCGCTGCTGCTGGCCGCGCTGATCGCGGTGGCCGGGCAGCGCTGGTGGCGCCGGGCTCCCGCACCGGCCCACGCGCACTGA
- a CDS encoding carbohydrate ABC transporter permease, which yields MMYPLLWLLSSSVKPGATVFTQPGLWPESWDLSNYSDGWGALEHPFSLYLANSLVIVVLSIVGNLLSCSLAAYGFARLRFTGRRLFFALMLGTMMLPGHVLLVPQYVVFAKLGWLNTYYPLLVPNFLATNAFYIFLMVQFMRALPVELDDAARIDGCGPFRTFWKIIMPLSLPAFATTAIFTFISVWNEFFGPLLYLTDSELYTVPLALRQFVDSEGQSAWGQMFAMSFVSLAPVIGFFIAGQKYLVKGIATTGLK from the coding sequence ATGATGTATCCGTTGCTGTGGCTGCTGTCCAGCTCGGTCAAGCCGGGCGCGACCGTCTTCACCCAGCCGGGGCTGTGGCCGGAGTCGTGGGACCTCTCCAACTACTCCGATGGCTGGGGCGCGCTGGAGCACCCGTTCTCCCTGTACCTGGCTAACTCGCTGGTGATCGTGGTGCTGAGCATCGTCGGGAACCTGCTGTCCTGCTCGCTGGCCGCCTACGGGTTCGCGCGGCTGCGGTTCACCGGGCGGCGCCTGTTCTTCGCGCTGATGCTGGGCACGATGATGCTGCCCGGGCACGTGCTGCTCGTACCGCAGTATGTGGTCTTCGCGAAGCTGGGCTGGCTCAACACGTACTATCCGCTGCTGGTCCCGAACTTCCTGGCCACGAACGCGTTCTACATCTTCCTGATGGTGCAGTTCATGCGCGCGCTGCCGGTCGAGCTGGACGATGCCGCGCGGATCGACGGTTGCGGCCCGTTCCGCACGTTCTGGAAGATCATCATGCCGCTCAGCCTGCCCGCGTTCGCCACCACCGCGATCTTCACGTTCATCTCGGTCTGGAACGAGTTCTTCGGCCCGCTGCTCTACCTGACCGACTCCGAGCTCTACACGGTGCCGCTCGCGCTGCGCCAGTTCGTCGACTCCGAGGGCCAGAGCGCGTGGGGCCAGATGTTCGCCATGTCCTTCGTCTCCCTGGCCCCGGTGATCGGCTTCTTCATCGCCGGCCAGAAGTACCTGGTCAAGGGCATCGCCACCACGGGCCTCAAGTAA
- a CDS encoding glycoside hydrolase family 43 protein has translation MSAPVYRNPILDADWSDPDVIRVGDDFWMTASSFHRVPGLPVLHSRDLVGWTIAGHALPRMPHTVPLGGGVWAPAIRHHDGLFWIVYPDPDHGIFVVTAEDPRGPWSEPWCLKAGRGLIDPCPLWAGDGSAYLVHAWAKSRSGVNNRLTGHRMRPDARELLDDGTVIVDGDTVEGCSGLEGPKIYQRDGEFWILAPAGGVPTGWQMAFRAKDFFGPYESRTVLAQGSTDVNGPHQGAWVTAPDGRDWFVHFQDRAARGRVVHLQPMRWGDDGWPVLGADGEPVRTHAVPVPGHAHRAPATSDAFDADEFGPQWTWQGNPEPSWHEMLRPGLRLFLHEDPGDLRRLPAVLGQRLIAPSVVRTELRLREDGPARAGITILGRGYAWLGLERTAEGTWLVCRGTEADAAGGVGGFDASAPAVPERDLAPPVPWTSDTVALTVRIGPDASCRFGDAEIPYTPVPGFWTGATVGLFAAGAGGHADFGPVRVAAP, from the coding sequence GTGAGCGCTCCCGTCTACCGCAACCCGATCCTCGACGCCGACTGGTCCGATCCCGACGTGATCCGCGTGGGCGACGACTTCTGGATGACCGCGTCCAGCTTCCACCGCGTGCCCGGCCTGCCGGTCCTGCACTCCCGCGACCTCGTCGGCTGGACCATCGCCGGTCACGCGCTGCCCAGGATGCCGCACACCGTCCCGCTCGGCGGCGGCGTCTGGGCGCCGGCGATCCGGCACCACGACGGCCTGTTCTGGATCGTCTACCCGGACCCGGACCACGGCATCTTCGTGGTCACGGCGGAGGATCCGCGCGGGCCGTGGAGCGAGCCGTGGTGCCTCAAGGCCGGGCGCGGGCTGATCGACCCCTGTCCACTGTGGGCGGGCGACGGCAGCGCCTATCTGGTGCACGCGTGGGCGAAGAGCCGGTCCGGCGTCAACAATCGGCTGACCGGGCACCGCATGCGGCCGGACGCGCGCGAGCTGCTCGACGACGGCACGGTGATCGTCGACGGGGACACGGTCGAGGGCTGCTCCGGCCTGGAAGGGCCGAAGATCTACCAGCGGGACGGCGAGTTCTGGATCCTGGCGCCGGCCGGCGGCGTGCCCACCGGGTGGCAGATGGCGTTCCGCGCCAAGGACTTCTTCGGGCCGTACGAGTCGCGCACCGTGCTCGCCCAGGGCAGCACCGACGTGAACGGGCCGCACCAGGGCGCGTGGGTCACGGCGCCGGACGGGCGGGACTGGTTCGTGCACTTCCAGGACCGGGCCGCGCGCGGGCGGGTGGTGCACCTCCAGCCGATGCGGTGGGGCGACGACGGCTGGCCGGTGCTGGGCGCGGACGGCGAGCCGGTGCGCACGCACGCCGTACCCGTGCCGGGTCATGCTCATCGGGCACCGGCGACGAGCGATGCGTTCGACGCGGACGAGTTCGGTCCGCAGTGGACCTGGCAGGGCAATCCGGAGCCGAGCTGGCACGAGATGCTGCGCCCGGGACTGCGGCTGTTCCTGCACGAGGATCCGGGCGACCTGCGGCGGCTGCCCGCCGTGCTCGGCCAGCGACTGATCGCTCCGTCAGTCGTCCGCACCGAACTGCGGCTGCGCGAGGACGGCCCGGCGCGCGCGGGCATCACGATCCTGGGCCGGGGGTACGCGTGGCTCGGCCTGGAACGCACGGCGGAGGGCACCTGGCTGGTGTGTCGCGGCACCGAGGCCGACGCGGCGGGCGGGGTCGGCGGCTTCGACGCGTCCGCACCGGCCGTGCCCGAACGCGACCTGGCGCCCCCGGTGCCGTGGACCTCCGACACCGTGGCGCTGACCGTCCGCATCGGACCGGACGCGAGCTGCCGGTTCGGTGACGCGGAGATCCCGTACACACCGGTGCCCGGCTTCTGGACCGGCGCGACCGTCGGGCTGTTCGCCGCCGGCGCGGGCGGGCACGCCGACTTCGGGCCGGTGCGGGTGGCGGCTCCGTGA
- a CDS encoding PmoA family protein, translated as MTDAVRLTSGDTDVAEYVWDPAELPRTLSPRPFLHPVRTLSGVPVTDLMPGDHQHHLGVSIAVPDLAGHNFWGGRTFVPASGPRLLDNHGVQRHDGWEARTADAVEARLVWHGADGGPLMRERRRIAVLPLAAWGCWALDVTFTLENATAEPLSFASPAVNGRPGAGYGGFFWRAPSHGSGTSVAGAFGPDRRGVRWLHGRTADWLALCGHGTGRTRWSLLFVPGDERTRADPWFVRTGDYAGVGSCLAWERPLVVPAGEALSRRIITVVADGTLGVAEAAELSTAALRVSAR; from the coding sequence GTGACCGATGCGGTGCGGCTGACCAGCGGCGACACGGACGTGGCCGAGTACGTGTGGGATCCGGCGGAGCTGCCCCGCACCCTGTCCCCACGCCCGTTCCTGCACCCGGTGCGCACGCTCTCGGGCGTGCCGGTGACCGACCTGATGCCGGGCGACCACCAGCACCACCTCGGTGTCAGCATCGCCGTGCCGGACCTGGCCGGGCACAACTTCTGGGGCGGGCGCACGTTCGTCCCCGCGTCCGGGCCACGGCTGCTGGACAACCACGGCGTGCAGCGGCACGACGGGTGGGAAGCGCGGACGGCGGACGCGGTCGAGGCGCGGCTCGTCTGGCACGGCGCGGACGGCGGGCCGCTGATGCGCGAGCGCCGGCGGATCGCGGTGCTGCCGCTGGCCGCCTGGGGCTGCTGGGCGCTGGACGTGACGTTCACGCTGGAGAACGCGACCGCGGAGCCGCTGTCGTTCGCGAGCCCGGCCGTCAACGGCCGGCCCGGCGCAGGATACGGCGGGTTCTTCTGGCGGGCACCGTCCCACGGCTCCGGCACCTCGGTGGCCGGCGCGTTCGGGCCGGACCGGCGGGGCGTGCGGTGGCTGCACGGGCGCACCGCGGACTGGCTGGCGCTCTGCGGGCACGGCACCGGACGTACCCGCTGGTCACTGCTGTTCGTGCCGGGGGACGAGCGGACCCGCGCGGACCCGTGGTTCGTGCGCACCGGCGACTACGCGGGCGTCGGATCCTGCCTGGCCTGGGAACGGCCGCTGGTCGTGCCCGCCGGAGAGGCCCTCTCCCGTCGTATCATCACGGTCGTCGCCGACGGCACGCTCGGCGTGGCCGAGGCGGCGGAGCTCTCGACGGCCGCGCTTCGGGTCTCGGCGAGGTGA
- a CDS encoding aldo/keto reductase, protein MSETLLSAKPSGTYAIGGDLPVVRLGYGTMQLTGPGVWGDPADPDEALRVLRRTADLGITLIDTADAYGPYTADLLLRKALHPYRGDLVIATKVGHSRQGPNVWTPLGRPEYLRQQTELNLRNLGLERIPLLQLHRVDPKVPLEDQIGELDALRKEGKVQHIGLSEVSVAQLEAARAITSIVAVQNRYNVADRASEDVLDYAEANDIAFIPWHPLATGRLARPGGPLDEPSTRLGVTPSQLALAWLLRRSPVMLPIPGTSSVGHLEQNVAAAQIVLSDDDFATLSKA, encoded by the coding sequence ATGTCCGAGACCCTGCTCTCCGCGAAGCCGTCCGGCACCTACGCGATCGGCGGCGACCTACCGGTCGTCCGGCTCGGTTACGGAACGATGCAGCTCACCGGCCCCGGCGTCTGGGGCGACCCGGCCGACCCGGACGAGGCGCTGCGCGTGCTGCGCCGCACCGCCGACCTGGGCATCACGCTCATCGACACCGCCGACGCGTACGGGCCGTACACCGCGGATCTGCTGCTGAGGAAGGCGCTGCACCCGTACCGCGGGGATCTGGTCATCGCTACCAAGGTCGGTCACAGCCGGCAGGGCCCGAACGTCTGGACGCCGCTCGGCCGCCCGGAGTACCTGCGCCAGCAGACCGAGCTGAACCTGCGCAACCTGGGCCTGGAGCGCATCCCGCTGCTGCAACTGCACCGCGTCGACCCGAAGGTGCCGCTGGAGGACCAGATCGGCGAGCTGGACGCGCTCCGCAAGGAGGGGAAGGTCCAGCACATCGGCCTCTCCGAAGTGTCCGTCGCGCAGCTCGAGGCCGCCCGCGCGATCACCTCGATCGTGGCCGTGCAGAACCGTTACAACGTGGCCGATCGCGCCTCCGAGGACGTGCTCGACTACGCCGAGGCGAACGACATCGCGTTCATCCCGTGGCACCCGCTCGCCACCGGCCGCCTCGCCCGGCCCGGCGGCCCGCTCGACGAGCCCTCCACGCGCCTCGGCGTCACCCCGTCCCAGCTCGCGCTCGCCTGGCTGCTGCGCCGCTCGCCGGTCATGCTGCCGATCCCGGGCACGTCCTCGGTCGGCCACCTCGAGCAGAACGTGGCCGCCGCCCAGATCGTCCTCTCCGACGACGACTTCGCCACGCTCTCCAAGGCATAA
- a CDS encoding aldo/keto reductase: MSSSFAIGGELAVGRLGYGTMQLTGPGFFGYPRSQDDAITVLRRAVELGVTLIDTADAYGPFVTDELVRRALHPYRRDLVIATKVGVTRPRAGEWVPVGRPEYLRQQTELSLRTLGLDRIDLLQLHRVDPHVPIEDQVGTLADLRREGKVRHIGLSEVTVAQIEAARAVTPIASVQNLFNLTDRAYAGVVEHAEREGIAFIPWYPLAGTGLPDPDGAVAAIAARHGATVNQLALAWLLRRSPVMLPIPGTSSVAHLEENVAAASIELTDGEFAVLEKLA, encoded by the coding sequence ATGTCGTCTTCTTTCGCTATCGGTGGCGAGCTGGCCGTCGGCCGTCTCGGCTACGGCACCATGCAGCTGACCGGGCCCGGCTTCTTCGGGTACCCGCGCTCCCAGGACGACGCGATCACGGTGCTGCGCCGCGCGGTCGAGCTGGGCGTCACGCTGATCGACACCGCGGACGCCTACGGCCCGTTCGTCACGGACGAGCTGGTCCGCCGCGCGCTTCACCCGTACCGCCGCGATCTGGTCATCGCCACCAAGGTCGGCGTGACCCGGCCGCGCGCGGGCGAGTGGGTGCCGGTCGGCCGCCCCGAATATCTGCGCCAGCAGACCGAGCTGAGCCTCCGCACGCTCGGGCTGGACCGCATCGACCTGCTGCAACTGCACCGCGTCGACCCCCACGTGCCGATCGAGGACCAGGTGGGTACGCTCGCCGACCTGCGCCGCGAGGGCAAGGTCCGGCACATCGGCCTGTCCGAGGTCACGGTCGCCCAGATCGAGGCCGCACGCGCGGTGACGCCGATCGCGTCCGTGCAGAACCTCTTCAACCTGACCGACCGGGCGTACGCCGGGGTGGTCGAGCACGCGGAGCGCGAGGGGATCGCGTTCATCCCGTGGTACCCGCTGGCCGGCACCGGTCTGCCCGACCCGGACGGCGCGGTCGCCGCGATCGCGGCCCGGCACGGCGCCACGGTCAACCAGCTCGCGCTGGCCTGGCTGCTCCGCCGCTCGCCGGTGATGCTCCCGATCCCCGGCACGTCCTCGGTGGCGCACCTGGAGGAGAACGTCGCGGCCGCGTCGATCGAGCTGACCGACGGCGAGTTCGCCGTCCTGGAGAAGCTGGCCTGA
- a CDS encoding pyridoxamine 5'-phosphate oxidase family protein: protein MTAWRDVERAEPEFAARVRALFDAHKHKTIATLRADGAPRISGIETVFEDGELTFGSMAHARKGSDLRRDPRFALHSATVDPIEGAEAAWPGEAKISGRAVSAGPITEGPAGELFRAEIESVTHTHLDEKAALLVVEWWTADGGLRRVERE from the coding sequence ATGACGGCGTGGCGGGATGTGGAGCGGGCGGAGCCGGAGTTCGCGGCGCGGGTGCGGGCGCTCTTCGACGCGCACAAGCACAAGACGATCGCCACGCTGCGGGCCGACGGCGCACCCCGGATCTCCGGCATCGAGACCGTCTTCGAGGACGGTGAGCTGACGTTCGGGTCGATGGCGCACGCCCGCAAGGGGTCGGACCTGCGCCGGGATCCGCGGTTCGCGCTGCACAGCGCCACGGTGGACCCGATCGAGGGTGCGGAGGCGGCGTGGCCGGGCGAGGCCAAGATCTCCGGCCGGGCGGTGTCCGCCGGGCCGATCACCGAGGGGCCGGCCGGCGAGCTGTTCCGCGCGGAGATCGAGTCGGTGACGCACACCCACCTGGACGAGAAGGCCGCGTTGCTGGTCGTCGAGTGGTGGACCGCGGACGGCGGCCTGCGCCGCGTCGAACGCGAATAG